One region of Azoarcus sp. CIB genomic DNA includes:
- a CDS encoding DUF2970 domain-containing protein, with amino-acid sequence MQNHDPRHAPPHNDPATPPRAGFLATLRAVLWSFIGIRRRHDYEHDTRSLDPRAVVVAGLLAGLAFVLTLVAVVRLIVGG; translated from the coding sequence ATGCAGAACCACGACCCGCGCCACGCGCCGCCCCACAACGATCCCGCCACGCCGCCCCGCGCCGGCTTCCTCGCCACGCTGCGCGCCGTGCTGTGGTCCTTCATCGGCATACGGCGCCGCCACGACTACGAACACGACACCCGTTCGCTCGACCCGCGCGCAGTCGTCGTCGCCGGCCTGCTCGCAGGGCTCGCGTTTGTGCTCACCCTCGTCGCCGTCGTGCGCCTGATCGTCGGAGGCTGA
- a CDS encoding cytochrome c oxidase assembly protein: protein MSARARIAAENRRLLVRLAVAAVVMFGFGFLLVPFYEKICEVTGINNLLKPDTAANTQIDLTRTVTVQFDANIHDLPWQFRPLQTQISVHPGELATVAYEVSNTRSEPVTGQAVPSYGPQLAGQYFHKLECFCFAKQTLAAGEKRTMPVAFVVDPGLPADVTVITLSYTFFEIAGRRVAGDGTGGRS, encoded by the coding sequence ATGAGTGCGCGAGCCCGCATCGCCGCCGAAAACCGCCGCTTGCTCGTGCGCCTCGCCGTCGCCGCCGTCGTCATGTTCGGCTTCGGCTTCCTGCTCGTGCCCTTCTACGAAAAGATCTGCGAAGTCACCGGCATCAACAACCTGCTCAAACCCGACACCGCCGCCAACACCCAGATCGACCTCACGCGCACCGTCACCGTCCAGTTCGACGCCAACATCCACGACCTGCCGTGGCAATTCCGCCCCCTGCAGACCCAGATCAGCGTCCACCCCGGCGAACTCGCCACCGTCGCCTACGAAGTCTCCAACACCCGCAGCGAACCCGTCACCGGCCAGGCCGTCCCCAGCTACGGCCCGCAACTCGCCGGCCAGTACTTCCACAAGCTCGAATGCTTCTGCTTCGCCAAACAGACGCTCGCCGCCGGCGAAAAACGCACCATGCCCGTCGCCTTCGTCGTCGACCCCGGCCTGCCCGCGGACGTCACGGTCATCACCCTCTCCTACACCTTCTTCGAAATCGCCGGGCGCCGCGTCGCCGGTGACGGCACGGGAGGCCGTTCGTGA
- a CDS encoding FAD-dependent oxidoreductase — MNMREAFPWEPRPARRIAVVGAGISGLACAWMLSREHDVTVFEAGKQAGGHTNTVDVTLDGVTHPVDTGFLVFNRRTYPNLIALFGLLGVEAVETEMSFSVSLAQPDLEWSGTSLRSLFAQPGNAARPGFWRMLRDILRFNREAPRFALGGDGAAGLRLGEYLAANRYSREFRDWYLLPMAAAIWSCPTRAMLDYPLETFVRFCDNHGLLQIADRPQWMTVRGGGREYVRRMCSQLDDLRLDTPVLGVFRDANAVWVHTPERVDRFDEVVFACHSDQALAILGGDATAGEREILAAVRYQPNRAVLHTDASLLPRRQGVWAAWNYAAAPGGESAEPVPGAVSVSYLINRLQPVPFDTPVVVTLNPVREPDPARVLASFDYAHPVFDAAAVAAQRALGGIQGVRRTWFAGAWTGYGFHEDGLKSALPIVEALGGRVPWRGSARGSESVVEACGA; from the coding sequence ATGAACATGCGCGAAGCCTTCCCGTGGGAGCCGCGTCCGGCGCGGCGGATTGCGGTCGTCGGCGCGGGGATCTCCGGCCTGGCCTGTGCGTGGATGCTGTCGCGCGAGCATGACGTGACCGTCTTCGAGGCCGGCAAGCAGGCGGGCGGGCACACGAACACGGTCGACGTGACGCTGGACGGGGTGACTCACCCCGTCGACACCGGCTTCCTGGTGTTCAATCGCCGCACCTACCCGAACCTGATCGCGCTCTTCGGCCTGCTCGGCGTCGAGGCCGTCGAGACGGAGATGTCGTTTTCCGTGAGCCTCGCGCAGCCGGACCTGGAGTGGTCGGGAACCAGTCTGCGCAGCCTCTTCGCCCAGCCGGGCAATGCGGCGCGGCCGGGGTTCTGGCGCATGCTGCGCGACATCCTGCGCTTCAACCGCGAGGCCCCCCGGTTCGCGCTTGGCGGCGACGGGGCGGCGGGGCTGCGGCTGGGTGAATACCTGGCGGCGAACCGCTACAGCCGCGAGTTTCGCGACTGGTACCTGTTGCCGATGGCTGCGGCGATCTGGTCTTGCCCGACGCGGGCCATGCTCGACTATCCCCTCGAGACCTTCGTGCGCTTCTGCGACAACCACGGCCTGCTGCAGATCGCCGATCGGCCGCAGTGGATGACGGTGCGCGGGGGAGGGCGCGAGTACGTGCGGCGCATGTGCAGTCAGCTCGACGACCTGCGTCTCGACACGCCGGTGCTGGGGGTGTTTCGCGACGCCAACGCGGTGTGGGTGCATACCCCGGAGCGGGTCGACCGTTTCGACGAGGTCGTGTTCGCGTGCCACAGCGACCAGGCGCTGGCGATCCTCGGCGGCGATGCGACGGCAGGCGAGCGGGAGATCCTGGCGGCGGTGCGCTATCAGCCCAACCGCGCCGTGCTGCATACCGATGCCAGCCTGCTGCCGCGGCGGCAGGGCGTCTGGGCGGCGTGGAACTACGCCGCGGCCCCGGGCGGGGAGAGTGCGGAGCCCGTCCCGGGCGCCGTCTCGGTCAGCTACCTGATCAACCGGCTGCAGCCCGTGCCGTTCGACACGCCGGTGGTGGTGACGCTGAATCCCGTGCGCGAACCGGACCCGGCGCGCGTGCTGGCGAGTTTCGACTATGCCCATCCGGTGTTCGACGCCGCGGCGGTGGCGGCGCAGCGTGCGCTCGGCGGCATCCAGGGCGTGCGCCGCACGTGGTTCGCGGGCGCGTGGACCGGCTACGGATTTCACGAGGACGGCCTGAAGTCTGCCTTGCCGATTGTCGAGGCGCTGGGCGGTCGCGTGCCCTGGCGCGGGAGTGCGCGCGGGAGTGAGAGCGTCGTGGAGGCGTGCGGCGCATGA
- a CDS encoding DUF3833 domain-containing protein — protein sequence MLMTLAMVAGMAGCAGIDVQEYAAETPVLDLRTYFDGTLDAYGMFQDRSGKVVKRFHVVIEASWRGDVGTLDERFTYSDGTTQQRVWTITRHGAHRYGGVAADVVGEAQGEARGNALRWRYVLALPVGDRIWHVDFDDWMFLMDERVMLNRSVMSKFGVRLGEVSLSFVKRKAHALP from the coding sequence ATGCTGATGACCCTTGCGATGGTCGCGGGGATGGCCGGTTGCGCCGGCATCGATGTGCAGGAGTACGCCGCCGAAACGCCGGTCCTCGACCTGCGCACCTACTTCGATGGCACGCTCGACGCCTACGGCATGTTCCAGGATCGCTCGGGCAAGGTCGTCAAGCGCTTCCATGTCGTCATCGAGGCGAGCTGGCGCGGGGATGTGGGCACGCTCGACGAGCGCTTCACCTACTCGGACGGCACCACCCAGCAGCGCGTATGGACGATTACGCGGCACGGCGCGCACCGCTACGGTGGCGTCGCGGCCGATGTGGTCGGCGAGGCGCAGGGCGAGGCGCGCGGCAACGCGCTGCGCTGGCGCTACGTGCTCGCGCTGCCGGTCGGCGACCGGATCTGGCACGTCGATTTCGACGACTGGATGTTCCTGATGGACGAGCGCGTGATGCTGAACCGATCGGTGATGAGCAAGTTCGGCGTCCGTCTCGGCGAGGTCAGCCTGTCCTTCGTGAAGAGAAAGGCGCATGCGCTTCCTTGA
- a CDS encoding SDR family NAD(P)-dependent oxidoreductase gives MRFLEPLNPPIRDWRGLRVWLVGGSAGIGAALARDLAARGARLALSARDADRLAAVAAECPGSLALTMDVTRGAPEYACVRDDLLAAWGGIDLVVLNAGTYRPMRAWELEPEAVRATLDVNLLGVIDGVASVLPTLLAQERGAIAIVGSVAAYRGLPQAAAYGASKAALVNFAESLYLDLAPRGVAVHLISPGFVATRLTAQNPFTMPALMQPEDAAAEIVAGFARGDFETHFPRRFTRLMKLLRVLPYRLYFPLVRRVTGS, from the coding sequence ATGCGCTTCCTTGAGCCGCTCAATCCGCCGATCCGGGACTGGCGCGGCCTGCGCGTCTGGCTGGTCGGTGGCTCGGCCGGGATCGGCGCGGCGCTGGCGCGCGATCTTGCCGCTCGCGGTGCGCGGCTCGCGCTCTCGGCGCGCGATGCCGACCGCCTCGCCGCGGTCGCCGCCGAGTGCCCCGGCAGTCTTGCGCTGACGATGGACGTCACGCGGGGGGCGCCGGAATACGCGTGCGTGCGCGACGATCTGCTCGCCGCCTGGGGTGGCATCGACCTCGTCGTCCTCAACGCCGGCACCTATCGGCCGATGCGCGCGTGGGAGCTCGAGCCGGAGGCGGTGCGCGCGACCCTCGACGTGAATCTGCTCGGGGTGATTGACGGTGTCGCGAGCGTCCTCCCGACCCTTCTCGCGCAGGAGCGCGGCGCAATCGCGATCGTCGGCAGCGTTGCGGCCTACCGCGGACTGCCGCAGGCGGCGGCCTACGGCGCGTCGAAGGCCGCGCTCGTCAACTTCGCCGAGTCCCTGTATCTCGACCTCGCGCCGCGCGGGGTCGCGGTCCACCTCATCAGTCCGGGCTTCGTCGCAACCCGCCTCACGGCGCAGAACCCCTTCACGATGCCCGCCCTGATGCAGCCCGAGGACGCTGCGGCGGAGATCGTCGCCGGATTCGCCCGCGGCGACTTCGAGACCCACTTCCCGCGCCGCTTCACGCGACTGATGAAGCTGCTGCGCGTCCTGCCGTACCGGCTGTACTTTCCGCTCGTGCGGCGGGTAACCGGCTCATGA
- a CDS encoding DUF1365 domain-containing protein, with the protein MSAAHDPLMPAVCFGAVFHERHAPVHNRFMYPTAFLRLPLSRLDDLSVPLLGVERANVFSFRSRDHGPRDGTPLLPWLSGLLARHGLVGVADGEVVLQTMPRMLGFLFNPVSFWFCHDRAGALRVVLAEVSNTFGEHHNYLIHHRDLGPIRPGDEMRAIKVFHVSPFLPVAGEYRFRFRAAGVVPAVAIDYWEGGELRLSTAVGGRARPLDGSAMLAWLLRYPLMTLGVVARIHWQALRLWLKRVRFFHKPLPPLEETTR; encoded by the coding sequence ATGAGCGCGGCGCACGACCCGCTGATGCCGGCCGTGTGTTTCGGCGCGGTGTTTCACGAGCGCCACGCGCCGGTGCACAACCGCTTCATGTATCCGACCGCCTTCCTGCGCCTGCCCTTGTCGCGGTTGGACGACCTGTCCGTGCCGCTGCTCGGGGTCGAGCGCGCGAACGTCTTCTCGTTTCGCAGCCGCGACCACGGTCCGCGCGACGGCACGCCGCTGCTGCCGTGGCTGAGTGGCTTGCTCGCGCGCCACGGGCTGGTCGGGGTCGCCGACGGCGAGGTGGTGCTGCAGACGATGCCGCGCATGCTGGGCTTCCTGTTCAATCCCGTGAGTTTCTGGTTCTGTCACGACCGTGCCGGCGCCCTCCGGGTGGTGCTCGCCGAGGTGAGCAACACCTTCGGCGAACATCACAACTACCTCATCCATCACCGCGACCTGGGGCCGATCCGCCCCGGCGACGAGATGCGCGCGATCAAGGTTTTCCATGTGTCCCCCTTCCTGCCCGTGGCAGGCGAATACCGCTTCCGTTTCCGCGCCGCAGGCGTCGTTCCGGCCGTCGCGATCGATTACTGGGAGGGCGGCGAGCTCCGCCTCAGTACGGCGGTCGGCGGGCGCGCCCGACCCCTCGATGGCTCGGCGATGCTCGCCTGGCTGCTGCGCTATCCGCTCATGACCCTAGGTGTCGTCGCGCGAATCCACTGGCAGGCGCTGCGCCTGTGGCTGAAAAGGGTCCGCTTCTTTCACAAACCGTTGCCCCCGCTGGAGGAAACCACGCGATGA
- a CDS encoding MFS transporter: MKVERGPALAYGVLGLPLAFAALPIYVHAPKLYADGLGLPLAAIGAVLLGVRIVDAVTDPIIGWASDRFVARRAWIVAALPLLAAGFIALLGPPAGAGLLWLAASLLLVTLGYSLATINYAAWGAELADTPDGRTRVVASREGFALAGVVLAAGLPSVLGNDPASGLAWLGWTFPFILLLGAGLTLRFAPAVVKVEGGAVSLRSAMRDALACRPFARLLVVFAANGIAAAIPAATVLFFVSDVLQAESASGLFLILYFLAGAASMPLWVRCASVFGKHRAWLIAMLLAMAVFAWAATLGAGDLRSFALICVLSGAALGADLALPAAMLADLLARERSAGPRAGAWFGWWNLVSKANLAIAAGLALPLLDRLGYAPGTRDPDALAVLAGVYALLPVALKALAVFLLWRYRSDLMEEERRCAEC, encoded by the coding sequence ATGAAGGTTGAGCGCGGACCCGCCCTGGCGTACGGCGTGCTGGGGTTGCCGCTGGCCTTCGCCGCGCTGCCGATCTATGTGCACGCACCCAAGCTCTACGCGGATGGCCTGGGCCTTCCGCTCGCGGCGATCGGCGCCGTCCTGCTCGGCGTGCGCATCGTCGATGCCGTCACCGATCCGATCATCGGCTGGGCGAGCGATCGTTTCGTGGCGCGACGTGCGTGGATCGTCGCGGCGCTGCCGCTGCTGGCCGCAGGATTCATCGCGCTGCTCGGTCCGCCGGCCGGTGCCGGGCTCCTGTGGCTGGCGGCGTCGCTGCTGCTCGTCACGCTCGGCTACTCGCTCGCCACCATCAACTACGCCGCGTGGGGCGCGGAACTGGCCGATACGCCCGATGGGCGCACGCGCGTGGTCGCAAGCCGCGAGGGCTTCGCGCTGGCGGGCGTCGTGCTCGCGGCCGGATTGCCCTCCGTGCTTGGGAACGACCCCGCCAGCGGCCTGGCGTGGCTCGGCTGGACCTTCCCCTTCATTCTCCTGCTCGGCGCGGGGCTCACCTTGCGCTTCGCGCCGGCGGTGGTGAAGGTGGAAGGCGGCGCGGTGTCCCTGCGCTCGGCCATGCGCGACGCGCTCGCCTGTCGTCCCTTCGCGCGATTGCTCGTGGTGTTCGCCGCGAACGGCATCGCCGCCGCGATCCCCGCCGCGACGGTGCTGTTCTTCGTCTCCGACGTGCTGCAGGCCGAATCCGCATCGGGCCTGTTCCTCATCCTGTATTTCCTCGCCGGGGCCGCGAGCATGCCCCTGTGGGTGCGTTGCGCGTCGGTCTTCGGAAAGCACCGTGCCTGGCTGATCGCCATGCTGCTCGCGATGGCGGTGTTTGCCTGGGCGGCGACGCTCGGCGCGGGCGACCTGCGCAGCTTCGCGCTGATCTGCGTGCTCTCGGGTGCGGCCCTGGGGGCGGACCTGGCCCTGCCGGCGGCCATGCTCGCGGATCTGCTCGCCCGGGAGCGTTCGGCGGGGCCGCGCGCGGGCGCCTGGTTCGGGTGGTGGAACCTTGTCTCCAAGGCCAATCTCGCGATTGCCGCCGGGCTCGCGTTGCCGCTCCTCGACCGGCTGGGCTACGCACCCGGCACCCGCGACCCCGACGCGCTGGCCGTCCTCGCGGGGGTGTACGCACTGTTGCCGGTGGCGCTCAAGGCGCTGGCGGTGTTTCTGCTGTGGCGTTACCGGAGTGATCTGATGGAGGAGGAGCGGCGATGCGCCGAATGCTGA
- a CDS encoding nuclear transport factor 2 family protein — MTRAAAERLADFYATLTPQSLASLADFYAPDARFVDPFNDVTGLDPIARIFRHMFATVETPRFEVTSCLAGEQQAMLAWTFRFGAGRACREIRGVTHLRFDADGRVVEHIDHWDPARQLYEHIPLIGCILRTLRHRLAAP, encoded by the coding sequence ATGACGCGCGCAGCCGCCGAAAGGCTCGCCGATTTCTATGCGACGCTCACGCCGCAGTCGCTCGCGTCCCTCGCGGACTTCTACGCACCGGACGCACGTTTTGTCGATCCCTTCAACGACGTCACCGGCCTCGACCCCATCGCGCGCATCTTCCGCCACATGTTCGCGACCGTCGAGACGCCGCGCTTCGAGGTGACGAGCTGTCTCGCGGGCGAGCAGCAGGCCATGCTGGCGTGGACCTTCCGCTTCGGCGCCGGGCGCGCGTGCCGCGAGATCCGCGGCGTCACGCACCTGCGTTTCGATGCCGACGGGCGGGTCGTCGAGCACATCGACCACTGGGATCCCGCGCGCCAGCTCTACGAGCACATTCCCCTGATCGGCTGCATCCTGCGCACCTTGCGGCACCGTCTCGCCGCACCTTGA
- the ctaD gene encoding cytochrome c oxidase subunit I translates to MAAVMPDHLHGDHHHGPTGLMRWITTTNHKDIGTMYLVFSFIMFLSGGVMALTIRAELFQPGLQVVQPEFFNQLTTMHGLVMVFGAIMPAFVGFANWQIPLMIGACDMAFARMNNWSFWLLPPAATLLIGSFFVPGGATAAGWTLYAPLSVQMGMGMDLAIFAIHIMGVSSIMGAINIVVTILNMRAPGMTMMKMPLFCWTWLITAYLLIAVMPVLAGAVTMVLTDRHFGTSFFSAAGGGDPVMYQHIFWFFGHPEVYIMILPAFGIISQIIPTFARKPLFGYASMVYATASIAILSFSVWAHHMFTTGMPAAGQLFFMYATMLIAVPTGVKVFNWIATMWRGSMTFETPMLWAVGFIFVFTMGGFTGLICAIAPIDIQVQDTYYVVAHFHYVLVAGSLFALFAGAYYWLPKWTGHMPDERIGKLHFWCSIVFFNITFFPMHFLGLAGMPRRIPDYALQFADFNMMASIGAFGFGLSQLIFLAAVVKCVRGGEKAAARAWEGAEGLEWTVPSPAPHHTFEEAPVVK, encoded by the coding sequence ATGGCGGCGGTAATGCCCGATCACCTGCACGGCGACCACCATCACGGCCCCACCGGCCTGATGCGCTGGATCACGACGACCAACCACAAGGACATCGGCACGATGTACCTGGTCTTCAGCTTCATCATGTTCCTCTCGGGGGGCGTGATGGCGCTGACGATCCGCGCGGAGCTGTTCCAGCCCGGCCTGCAGGTCGTGCAGCCCGAGTTCTTCAACCAGCTCACGACCATGCACGGCCTCGTGATGGTGTTCGGCGCCATCATGCCCGCCTTCGTCGGCTTCGCGAACTGGCAGATCCCGCTGATGATCGGCGCGTGCGACATGGCCTTCGCGCGCATGAACAACTGGAGCTTCTGGCTCCTGCCGCCGGCCGCGACCCTGCTGATCGGCTCCTTCTTCGTCCCCGGCGGCGCCACCGCTGCCGGCTGGACGCTCTACGCGCCGCTCTCCGTGCAGATGGGCATGGGCATGGATCTCGCGATCTTCGCGATCCACATCATGGGCGTGAGCTCCATCATGGGCGCGATCAACATCGTCGTCACCATCCTCAACATGCGCGCGCCCGGCATGACGATGATGAAGATGCCGCTCTTCTGCTGGACCTGGCTCATCACCGCCTACCTGCTGATCGCCGTGATGCCGGTGCTCGCCGGCGCCGTGACCATGGTCCTCACCGACCGCCACTTCGGCACCAGCTTCTTCAGCGCCGCCGGCGGCGGCGACCCGGTGATGTACCAGCACATCTTCTGGTTCTTCGGCCACCCGGAGGTCTACATCATGATCCTCCCGGCCTTCGGCATCATCAGCCAGATCATCCCCACCTTCGCGCGCAAGCCGCTGTTCGGCTACGCATCGATGGTGTACGCCACCGCGTCGATTGCGATCCTCTCCTTCAGCGTGTGGGCCCACCACATGTTCACCACCGGCATGCCCGCGGCCGGTCAGCTCTTCTTCATGTACGCGACGATGCTCATCGCCGTGCCCACCGGCGTCAAAGTGTTCAACTGGATCGCCACGATGTGGCGCGGCTCGATGACCTTCGAGACGCCGATGCTGTGGGCCGTCGGCTTCATCTTCGTGTTCACCATGGGCGGCTTCACCGGCCTCATCTGCGCCATCGCCCCGATCGACATCCAGGTGCAGGACACCTACTACGTCGTCGCCCACTTCCACTACGTGCTCGTCGCCGGCAGCCTCTTCGCGCTCTTCGCCGGCGCCTACTACTGGCTGCCGAAGTGGACCGGCCACATGCCCGACGAGCGCATCGGCAAGCTGCACTTCTGGTGCTCGATCGTCTTCTTCAACATCACCTTCTTTCCCATGCACTTCCTCGGGCTGGCCGGCATGCCGCGCCGCATCCCCGACTACGCGCTGCAGTTCGCCGACTTCAACATGATGGCCTCGATCGGCGCCTTCGGCTTCGGCCTCTCCCAGCTCATCTTCCTTGCTGCGGTCGTGAAATGCGTGCGCGGCGGCGAAAAGGCCGCCGCACGTGCCTGGGAAGGCGCCGAAGGACTGGAATGGACGGTCCCGTCACCCGCGCCGCACCACACCTTCGAAGAAGCGCCGGTGGTGAAATGA
- the coxB gene encoding cytochrome c oxidase subunit II: MSLAGRHAVAVSLVIAAPALQAQSRYNLQPPATGIAAQIYDMHTLMLLICLLIFVIVFGVMFWAVIHHRKSKGAVAAHFHENTAVEIAWTVIPILILLGMAWPATRTVLEMKDTRDPDITIKATGYQWKWGYDYLQGEGQGIRFVSNLSTPREQVDGKATKGEHYLVEVDNPVVVPVGKKIRVLMTAADVIHSWWLPAFGVKQDAIPGFIRDAWFRADQEGVYRGNCAELCGKDHGFMPIEVHVVSQQAYAKWVADRQAAMAAAASAGAREWALAELVEHGAKVFAANCVACHQADGKGLPPAFPPLDGAAIVLGEAPAQIEVVLKGRPGTPMAAFGALLSDADIAAVITYTRNTWSNKTGEAIQPSQIAAARGK; the protein is encoded by the coding sequence ATGAGTCTTGCCGGTCGTCATGCAGTCGCCGTATCCCTCGTGATCGCCGCGCCGGCCCTCCAGGCCCAAAGCCGCTACAACCTCCAGCCCCCTGCCACCGGCATCGCCGCGCAGATCTACGACATGCACACGCTCATGTTGCTGATCTGCCTGCTCATCTTCGTGATCGTGTTCGGCGTGATGTTCTGGGCGGTGATCCACCACCGCAAGTCGAAGGGCGCGGTCGCTGCCCACTTCCACGAGAACACTGCGGTCGAGATCGCCTGGACCGTTATCCCCATCCTCATCCTCCTCGGCATGGCCTGGCCGGCGACCCGGACGGTGCTGGAGATGAAGGACACGCGCGACCCCGACATCACCATCAAGGCCACCGGCTACCAGTGGAAATGGGGCTACGACTACCTGCAGGGCGAAGGGCAGGGCATCCGCTTCGTATCCAACCTGTCGACCCCGCGCGAGCAGGTCGACGGCAAGGCCACCAAGGGCGAGCATTATCTGGTCGAGGTCGACAACCCCGTCGTCGTCCCGGTCGGCAAGAAGATCCGCGTGCTGATGACCGCCGCCGACGTGATCCATTCGTGGTGGCTGCCGGCCTTCGGCGTCAAGCAGGACGCCATCCCCGGCTTCATCCGCGACGCATGGTTCCGTGCCGACCAGGAAGGCGTCTACCGCGGCAACTGCGCCGAGCTGTGCGGCAAGGACCACGGCTTCATGCCCATCGAAGTGCATGTCGTGTCGCAGCAGGCCTACGCCAAGTGGGTCGCTGACCGGCAGGCCGCAATGGCCGCCGCCGCCAGCGCCGGGGCGCGCGAATGGGCGCTCGCCGAGCTTGTCGAGCACGGCGCCAAGGTCTTCGCAGCGAACTGCGTCGCCTGCCATCAGGCCGACGGCAAGGGCCTGCCGCCCGCCTTCCCGCCGCTCGACGGAGCCGCCATCGTGCTCGGCGAAGCGCCCGCGCAGATCGAGGTCGTGCTGAAGGGACGTCCCGGCACGCCGATGGCCGCCTTCGGCGCGCTGCTGTCCGACGCCGACATCGCGGCCGTCATCACCTACACGCGCAACACCTGGAGCAACAAGACCGGCGAAGCCATCCAGCCCTCGCAGATCGCGGCGGCGCGGGGCAAGTGA
- a CDS encoding chalcone isomerase family protein — MSITSNLPTAERAGLRPLLLAGCIAIACVLGGGRAAASGLEARAPGVGAGWGVVGQGTMRWFGLALYDASLWTRGASPWRPERPFALEIRYARPIRGERLVAASLDEMARLGFADAERRETWRPLLARAFPSVEPGDTIVGLAEPDGRVAFYHRGALTAELRDADFARAFFAIWLDPRTREPALRSSLLGIGDEG, encoded by the coding sequence ATGTCCATCACTTCGAACTTGCCCACCGCTGAGCGGGCGGGGTTGCGGCCGCTGCTGCTTGCGGGCTGCATCGCGATCGCGTGCGTGCTCGGGGGCGGGCGCGCGGCCGCGTCCGGACTCGAGGCGCGGGCGCCGGGCGTCGGCGCGGGTTGGGGCGTCGTGGGGCAGGGCACGATGCGCTGGTTCGGTCTCGCGCTCTACGACGCCAGCCTGTGGACGCGCGGTGCCTCGCCCTGGCGCCCCGAGCGGCCCTTCGCGCTGGAGATCCGCTACGCGCGACCGATCCGCGGCGAGCGCCTCGTCGCGGCCAGTCTCGACGAGATGGCGCGTCTCGGGTTCGCGGACGCGGAGCGGCGCGAGACCTGGCGACCGCTGCTGGCGCGGGCATTCCCGTCCGTCGAACCCGGCGACACGATCGTCGGGCTGGCGGAACCCGACGGTCGGGTGGCTTTCTACCATCGCGGGGCGCTGACCGCCGAGTTGCGTGACGCGGACTTCGCGCGCGCCTTCTTCGCGATCTGGCTCGACCCGCGCACGCGCGAGCCGGCCCTGCGTTCAAGCCTGCTGGGGATCGGCGATGAAGGTTGA
- a CDS encoding cyclopropane-fatty-acyl-phospholipid synthase family protein codes for MNSLENTLAKPVAWSASSAPRATRLALGLLESLEGGALALELPGGETLRLGHGPLRAHWRVRDHETFAAALARGDIGLGETYLAGLWDTDDLTALLTLLAENRTRLARAVYGRLLPLVGYRLWNALRANTRSGARRNIEAHYDLGNDFYALWLDPTMSYSAALFGDAAEPLEAAQRRKYRRILERLDAQPGQTILEVGCGWGGFAEIAAKEFGCLVFGITLSPAQLAHARARAEREGFADRATFALCDYRDVLGEYDHVVSIEMIEAVGERFWPTYFATLSRRLRRGGRCVVQAITIDEALFPRYRRGTDFIQRYIFPGGMLPTPAIVRRQAETAGLALVGDFAFGRDYARTLERWRVQFDEKRAEVAAQGFDARFMRLWRFYLAYCEAGFLVGDIDVHHFELAHR; via the coding sequence ATGAATTCCCTCGAAAATACGCTCGCGAAACCGGTGGCGTGGTCGGCGTCCAGTGCGCCGCGCGCGACCCGGCTGGCGCTGGGGTTGCTCGAATCGCTCGAGGGTGGGGCGCTGGCGCTCGAGTTGCCCGGGGGCGAGACCCTGCGCCTCGGTCATGGCCCGCTGCGTGCGCACTGGCGCGTGCGCGACCACGAGACCTTCGCGGCGGCGCTGGCACGTGGCGACATCGGTCTCGGCGAGACCTACCTGGCCGGGCTCTGGGACACCGACGACCTGACCGCACTGCTGACGCTGCTGGCGGAGAACCGCACACGCCTGGCGCGCGCCGTTTACGGGCGCCTGCTGCCGTTGGTGGGCTACCGCCTGTGGAACGCGTTGCGCGCGAACACGCGCAGCGGGGCGCGGCGCAACATCGAGGCGCACTACGACCTCGGCAACGACTTCTACGCGCTGTGGCTCGATCCCACGATGAGCTATTCGGCGGCCCTCTTCGGCGATGCCGCGGAGCCGCTCGAGGCGGCCCAGCGGCGCAAGTATCGGCGCATCCTCGAGCGCCTCGATGCGCAGCCGGGTCAGACGATCCTCGAGGTCGGCTGCGGCTGGGGCGGCTTCGCCGAGATCGCGGCAAAAGAGTTCGGCTGTCTCGTGTTCGGCATCACGCTCTCGCCCGCGCAGCTTGCCCATGCGCGCGCCCGCGCCGAGCGCGAAGGTTTCGCCGATCGCGCGACCTTCGCGCTGTGCGACTACCGCGACGTGCTCGGCGAGTACGACCACGTCGTGTCCATCGAGATGATCGAGGCGGTCGGGGAGCGCTTCTGGCCGACCTATTTCGCGACGCTCTCGCGCCGCCTGCGGCGCGGCGGTCGCTGCGTGGTGCAGGCGATCACGATCGACGAAGCCCTGTTCCCGCGCTACCGGCGGGGAACGGACTTCATCCAGCGCTACATCTTCCCCGGCGGGATGCTGCCGACGCCGGCCATCGTGCGCCGTCAGGCCGAGACGGCCGGACTCGCACTGGTCGGGGACTTCGCCTTCGGACGCGATTACGCACGCACGCTGGAACGCTGGCGCGTGCAATTCGACGAGAAGCGCGCCGAGGTCGCGGCGCAGGGCTTCGACGCGCGCTTCATGCGGCTGTGGCGCTTCTATCTGGCGTACTGCGAGGCCGGTTTCCTCGTTGGCGACATCGATGTCCATCACTTCGAACTTGCCCACCGCTGA